The following are from one region of the Sulfurimicrobium lacus genome:
- a CDS encoding lysophospholipid acyltransferase family protein produces MVWLRSFLYALGMLLLTPIFSVIALLTFPFHPLTRSRIIAAWAKIMLWWARVICGLSYRVIGTENIPATPVVILAKHQSAWETLAFQCIFPPVVWVMKRELLRIPFFGWGLAMTSPIAIDRAAGKEALKQITEQGKERLAQGFWVAVFPEGTRVKPGTQGKYNIGGAFMAAHNGATVLPVAHNAGEFWGKNAFLKYPGTITLSIGKPIHTAGMKAGALNAEVEVWIEEEMQRIARDYEGGPLAPHTPR; encoded by the coding sequence ATGGTGTGGCTGCGCTCCTTCCTGTACGCCCTGGGCATGCTGCTGCTCACCCCAATCTTCTCGGTCATCGCGCTGCTGACCTTTCCCTTCCACCCGCTGACGCGCTCCCGCATCATCGCGGCCTGGGCAAAAATCATGCTGTGGTGGGCCAGGGTGATATGCGGCCTGAGCTACCGTGTGATCGGCACAGAAAACATTCCCGCCACGCCCGTTGTCATCCTCGCCAAGCACCAGTCGGCATGGGAAACACTGGCCTTCCAGTGCATCTTCCCGCCGGTGGTCTGGGTCATGAAGCGCGAACTCCTGAGAATCCCGTTCTTCGGCTGGGGACTGGCCATGACCAGTCCGATCGCGATCGACCGCGCCGCCGGCAAGGAGGCCCTGAAACAAATCACCGAGCAGGGCAAGGAGCGGCTGGCACAGGGCTTCTGGGTGGCGGTATTCCCCGAAGGCACGCGGGTAAAGCCGGGAACGCAGGGAAAATACAACATCGGTGGCGCTTTCATGGCCGCACACAACGGGGCGACGGTGCTGCCGGTGGCGCATAATGCCGGGGAATTCTGGGGCAAGAACGCGTTTCTCAAGTATCCCGGCACCATCACCCTCAGCATCGGCAAGCCGATACATACGGCGGGCATGAAAGCGGGCGCACTCAACGCCGAAGTAGAGGTGTGGATCGAGGAAGAAATGCAGCGCATCGCGCGCGACTACGAAGGTGGGCCGCTTGCACCGCATACGCCTCGGTGA
- the rsmA gene encoding 16S rRNA (adenine(1518)-N(6)/adenine(1519)-N(6))-dimethyltransferase RsmA: MRHIPRKRFGQHFLTNRQVIADIVTVIRPLPDDLMVEIGPGLGAITKPLLQTLRHLHVVELDRDIVTRLHREYDPARLTVHACDALKFDFGSLGSPLRVVGNLPYNISTPLLFHLAGFSPLIDDMHFMLQLEVVERMVAAPSTSAYGRLSVMLQYSFIMENLLHVPPQAFSPPPKVESAVVRMLPWRERPFRAQDEELLAKIVAAAFSMRRKTLRNTLHAYLKDPDFEHLEIDPGLRAENIGVEDFVRIANYCHAASPDQE, from the coding sequence ATGAGGCATATCCCGCGTAAACGGTTCGGCCAGCACTTCCTCACCAATCGTCAGGTTATCGCCGATATCGTCACGGTCATTCGTCCGCTGCCTGACGATCTGATGGTGGAGATCGGCCCCGGCCTGGGAGCGATCACCAAACCCTTGCTCCAGACATTGCGCCACCTGCATGTGGTCGAGCTCGACCGCGATATCGTCACGCGCCTGCACCGGGAATACGATCCGGCGCGCCTTACCGTGCACGCCTGCGACGCCCTCAAATTCGATTTCGGCAGTCTGGGCAGCCCGCTACGAGTGGTCGGAAACCTGCCCTATAATATTTCGACGCCCTTGTTATTTCACCTCGCCGGCTTTTCCCCGCTGATCGATGACATGCACTTCATGCTGCAGCTGGAAGTGGTCGAACGCATGGTGGCGGCACCTTCTACGTCTGCCTACGGCAGGTTGTCGGTCATGCTACAATATTCCTTCATCATGGAAAATCTCTTGCACGTGCCGCCTCAGGCATTCTCGCCGCCTCCCAAGGTTGAGTCCGCAGTGGTGCGCATGCTGCCATGGCGCGAGCGCCCTTTCCGGGCGCAAGACGAAGAACTGCTGGCGAAGATAGTGGCCGCAGCGTTCTCCATGCGTCGCAAGACCCTGCGCAATACCCTCCATGCGTATCTCAAGGATCCGGATTTCGAGCACCTCGAGATCGATCCCGGTTTGCGGGCGGAAAACATCGGCGTGGAGGATTTTGTGCGCATCGCCAATTACTGCCACGCCGCCAGCCCAGACCAGGAATAG
- the glyS gene encoding glycine--tRNA ligase subunit beta: MDTKNLLVELFVEELPPKALRKLGEAFSANLFESLKAHGLAGENSVVTPYASPRRLAAHVTHVAAQAADKPVSHKLMPVSIGLDANGEATQALQKRLAAMGLDASILPRLKREGEGKAEALFFDTEVRGATLVNGLQLALEDALAKLPIPKVMSYQLADGWSTVNFVRPAHALIALHGADVIPVSALGLAAGRETRGHRFEAATASISLRDADSYAMQMASEGAVIASFEERRADIARQLQEAAAKIGGVTPIEDDALLDEVTALVERPNVLVGQFEEGFLDVPQECLILTMKANQKYFPLLDNTGKLTNRFLIVSNIRPADPSAVIGGNERVVRPRLADAKFFFDQDRKKSLESRVAKLANVVYHNKLGSQMERAQRLAKLAGEIARHLGADAAQAERGGYLAKADLITDMVGEFPELQGIMGRYYAAHDGEPEAVARAVEQHYWPRFAGDALPQDNIAAAAALADKLDTLVGIYGIGLVPTGDKDPFGLRRHALGVLRMLIEAQLPLDLVSLLNLAKGQFPAEIIADSVVQDVHGFMLERLKNYLRDKGFDPDEIEAVVSQNPTRIDLVTPRLDAVREFRKLPEAAALAAANKRIQNILKKTAPPSGDADPALLQETAERDLFEVVSRLAPQVTSLLQNEDYTGALTRLAGARQAVDSFFDGVMVMADEPLIRNNRLALLKSLGDLMNQVADISKLAA, translated from the coding sequence ATGGACACGAAGAATCTGCTGGTTGAATTATTCGTCGAGGAACTGCCGCCCAAGGCTCTCAGGAAACTGGGCGAGGCATTCTCCGCCAACCTGTTCGAATCCCTCAAGGCTCATGGATTGGCGGGCGAAAACTCGGTCGTCACGCCCTACGCCTCGCCGCGCCGCCTCGCCGCACATGTCACGCATGTCGCCGCGCAGGCAGCGGACAAGCCGGTATCGCATAAACTGATGCCGGTGAGCATCGGGCTGGATGCCAACGGCGAGGCCACCCAGGCATTGCAGAAACGCCTGGCGGCCATGGGGCTGGACGCATCCATCCTGCCCCGCCTCAAGCGCGAGGGCGAAGGCAAGGCAGAGGCCCTGTTCTTCGACACCGAAGTGCGGGGTGCAACGCTCGTCAATGGCCTGCAACTCGCGCTGGAAGATGCGCTGGCAAAACTGCCCATCCCCAAGGTGATGAGCTACCAGTTAGCCGATGGCTGGAGCACCGTCAATTTCGTGCGCCCGGCCCACGCCCTGATCGCCTTGCACGGCGCGGACGTAATTCCGGTGTCCGCGCTCGGTCTCGCCGCCGGGCGCGAAACCCGCGGCCACCGCTTCGAGGCCGCCACCGCCTCCATCTCACTCAGGGATGCCGACAGCTACGCCATGCAGATGGCGAGCGAAGGCGCGGTCATCGCCAGCTTTGAAGAACGCCGCGCCGACATCGCCCGCCAGCTTCAAGAAGCCGCCGCAAAAATCGGCGGCGTAACGCCGATCGAGGACGACGCCCTGCTGGACGAAGTAACCGCGCTGGTGGAACGCCCCAACGTGCTGGTCGGCCAATTCGAGGAAGGCTTCCTGGACGTCCCGCAGGAATGCCTGATCCTCACCATGAAGGCCAACCAGAAATATTTCCCCCTGCTGGACAACACGGGCAAGCTGACCAACCGCTTCCTGATCGTGTCCAACATCCGCCCCGCCGATCCATCCGCAGTCATCGGCGGCAACGAGCGGGTGGTGCGTCCGCGCCTCGCCGACGCCAAGTTCTTCTTCGACCAGGACCGCAAGAAATCGCTGGAATCCCGCGTCGCCAAGCTCGCCAACGTGGTGTATCACAACAAGCTGGGCAGCCAGATGGAGCGGGCGCAGCGCCTCGCCAAGCTGGCCGGTGAAATCGCGCGCCACCTCGGGGCCGACGCCGCTCAGGCGGAGCGCGGCGGCTACCTCGCCAAGGCCGATCTGATCACCGACATGGTGGGCGAATTCCCCGAGCTGCAGGGCATCATGGGCCGCTACTACGCCGCTCACGACGGCGAACCCGAGGCCGTGGCGCGCGCCGTGGAGCAGCACTACTGGCCGCGCTTCGCCGGCGATGCGCTGCCGCAGGACAATATCGCCGCAGCGGCCGCCCTGGCGGACAAGCTCGACACCCTGGTGGGTATCTACGGCATCGGCCTCGTGCCCACCGGCGACAAGGACCCCTTCGGCCTGCGCCGCCACGCCCTGGGCGTGCTGCGCATGCTGATCGAGGCGCAGCTGCCGCTGGACCTGGTGTCCCTGCTGAACCTGGCCAAGGGGCAGTTCCCGGCGGAAATCATCGCCGACAGCGTGGTGCAGGACGTGCACGGATTCATGCTGGAACGTCTGAAAAATTATCTGCGCGACAAAGGCTTCGATCCCGATGAAATCGAAGCGGTGGTCAGCCAGAATCCCACCCGCATCGACCTGGTCACGCCGCGCCTGGACGCAGTGCGCGAGTTCCGGAAGCTGCCGGAAGCCGCCGCGCTTGCCGCTGCCAACAAGCGCATCCAGAACATCCTGAAGAAAACCGCGCCCCCGAGCGGCGACGCCGATCCGGCGCTGCTGCAGGAAACAGCGGAGCGCGACCTGTTCGAGGTGGTGAGCCGCCTCGCGCCCCAGGTCACATCTTTGCTGCAGAACGAGGATTACACCGGCGCCCTGACCCGTCTGGCCGGCGCGCGCCAGGCGGTGGACAGCTTCTTCGACGGCGTGATGGTGATGGCGGACGAACCGCTGATCCGCAACAACCGTCTCGCATTGCTCAAATCCCTAGGCGACCTGATGAACCAGGTGGCCGACATATCCAAGCTTGCAGCTTGA
- the gmhB gene encoding D-glycero-beta-D-manno-heptose 1,7-bisphosphate 7-phosphatase: MKLIILDRDGVINVDSDQFIKSPEEWKPIPGSLEAIARLNQAGYRVVLATNQSGIGRGLFDMATLNAIHDKMHKALAQVGGRIDALFFCPHAADSKCDCRKPKPGMFEEISRRFNMDLKGVPAIGDSLRDLQAAVSMGAMPVLVRTGKGEKTLEAGGLPEGTLVFADLAEAVRHLTSPIA; this comes from the coding sequence ATGAAGCTAATCATTCTCGACCGCGACGGCGTCATCAACGTCGATTCCGACCAGTTCATCAAGAGCCCGGAAGAGTGGAAACCCATTCCCGGCAGCCTGGAAGCCATCGCCAGGCTCAACCAGGCGGGCTACCGGGTAGTGCTTGCCACCAACCAGTCGGGCATCGGGCGCGGCCTGTTCGACATGGCCACGCTCAACGCCATCCACGACAAGATGCACAAGGCGCTGGCCCAGGTCGGCGGACGCATCGACGCGCTGTTTTTCTGCCCCCATGCGGCGGACTCCAAGTGCGATTGCCGCAAACCCAAGCCCGGCATGTTCGAGGAAATCAGCCGGCGCTTCAACATGGACCTGAAGGGCGTGCCTGCCATCGGCGATTCCCTGCGCGACCTTCAGGCGGCGGTCTCCATGGGCGCCATGCCGGTTCTGGTACGCACCGGCAAAGGGGAAAAAACGCTCGAAGCCGGCGGCCTGCCGGAAGGGACCCTGGTGTTCGCGGATTTGGCCGAAGCGGTGCGCCACCTGACCTCCCCTATCGCATGA
- a CDS encoding methyl-accepting chemotaxis protein, with the protein MKPSILRNLLLSFLALGVVMGAVFPLFANIFVEWKPGMLVWFCAGALAAGVTLGLANYWLVSWVLLSKLRRISQVATAISDKDISHHCAMESDDTIGEIVVSFNKMASNLRDLIGEVASMSGSVNHDANTIQELMSGVRSRFDAQHQTVASINSSTETLSDTVAQISGSAGQVSEAARNASDLAKSGGRIVQETIQGMRQINESVTLGSSAVDSLGRKSDEIGAIVAVINGIAEQTNLLALNAAIEAARAGEQGRGFAVVADEVRKLAEKTAQATKEISEMIQSVQQETRNAISTMQSGTEQVRGGVEKATEAGRALQEIVGSVEKVSEMIERIATSAESQNKMVSGVRHHVDEISHMVHEASLDTISSEQAVGELAKLSAKLDGVLKQFKLR; encoded by the coding sequence ATGAAACCAAGCATTCTGCGCAATCTCCTGTTGTCGTTCCTTGCGCTTGGCGTGGTGATGGGCGCGGTATTTCCGCTCTTTGCCAACATCTTCGTCGAATGGAAACCCGGCATGCTGGTGTGGTTCTGTGCTGGTGCGCTGGCAGCGGGCGTCACTCTCGGACTGGCCAATTACTGGCTGGTAAGCTGGGTGCTGCTGTCCAAGCTGCGGCGCATTTCGCAGGTCGCCACAGCGATCAGCGACAAGGACATCAGCCACCACTGCGCCATGGAAAGCGACGATACGATCGGCGAGATTGTCGTCAGTTTCAACAAGATGGCCAGCAACCTGCGCGACCTGATCGGCGAAGTGGCCAGCATGAGCGGCTCCGTAAACCACGATGCAAACACCATCCAGGAACTGATGAGCGGGGTACGCAGCCGCTTTGACGCGCAACATCAGACCGTGGCCAGCATCAACTCCAGCACCGAGACGCTTTCGGATACGGTGGCGCAAATTTCCGGCAGCGCCGGCCAGGTATCGGAAGCGGCACGCAACGCATCCGACCTGGCAAAATCGGGCGGCAGGATCGTTCAGGAAACCATCCAGGGCATGCGCCAGATCAACGAGTCGGTCACGCTGGGCTCCTCAGCGGTGGATAGCCTGGGGCGCAAGTCGGACGAAATCGGCGCAATCGTGGCGGTCATCAACGGCATTGCCGAACAGACCAACTTGCTCGCCCTCAACGCGGCGATCGAGGCTGCCCGCGCCGGTGAGCAGGGGCGCGGATTCGCGGTGGTGGCAGACGAAGTACGCAAATTGGCGGAAAAAACTGCGCAGGCCACCAAGGAAATCAGCGAAATGATCCAGAGCGTGCAACAGGAAACGCGCAACGCGATATCCACCATGCAAAGCGGCACCGAGCAGGTGCGCGGCGGGGTGGAAAAGGCTACCGAGGCGGGGCGTGCGTTGCAGGAGATCGTAGGCAGCGTGGAAAAGGTGTCTGAAATGATCGAACGCATCGCCACCAGTGCCGAATCTCAGAACAAGATGGTTTCCGGCGTACGCCACCATGTGGACGAAATCAGCCATATGGTACATGAAGCCTCGCTGGACACCATTTCCAGCGAACAGGCCGTGGGCGAACTGGCGAAGCTGTCCGCCAAACTCGACGGCGTCCTCAAGCAATTCAAATTGCGTTGA
- a CDS encoding M48 family metallopeptidase, whose protein sequence is MHRIRLGDEEVPYLLRRSPRRRTIGLRIDQSGLTVSVPTRAPQRAWETVLREKSGWVLDKLEEMRARSIPDISWRDGELLPFLGGPIELLVERGTPRARPALGDGQLRVALPDPTDTSALQTRVVQWYRREALTFFQHRVEFYARQLDVSVSRLGLSSARTRWGSCTSGGNIRLNWRLIKAPPAVIDYVVVHELAHLIELNHSPSFWKIVAQLCPDYTALRTLLREHAAHYHRF, encoded by the coding sequence TTGCACCGCATACGCCTCGGTGATGAGGAAGTTCCCTACCTGCTGCGGCGCAGCCCGCGCCGCCGTACCATCGGGCTCAGAATAGACCAGTCGGGGCTGACTGTAAGCGTGCCCACGCGCGCCCCGCAACGGGCCTGGGAAACGGTACTACGTGAAAAATCGGGCTGGGTGCTGGACAAGCTGGAAGAAATGCGTGCCCGCAGCATTCCGGACATCAGCTGGCGCGACGGCGAGCTGCTGCCGTTCCTCGGCGGCCCGATCGAACTGCTGGTGGAGCGCGGCACGCCCCGCGCGCGCCCTGCCCTTGGCGACGGACAGTTGCGCGTCGCACTACCTGATCCGACCGACACCAGTGCGCTCCAAACCCGCGTCGTGCAGTGGTACCGCCGCGAGGCCCTGACATTCTTTCAGCATCGGGTCGAATTTTATGCGCGCCAGCTGGACGTCAGCGTGTCGCGGCTCGGTTTGAGCAGCGCCCGGACGCGCTGGGGAAGCTGTACCAGCGGCGGCAACATCCGCCTCAACTGGCGTCTGATCAAGGCCCCGCCTGCGGTAATCGACTATGTGGTCGTCCACGAGCTGGCCCATCTGATCGAACTGAACCATTCGCCATCGTTCTGGAAAATCGTGGCCCAGTTATGCCCGGACTATACCGCGCTACGCACTTTGCTCAGAGAACACGCCGCCCATTACCACCGTTTTTGA
- the pdxA gene encoding 4-hydroxythreonine-4-phosphate dehydrogenase PdxA has protein sequence MSIPIIALSAGEPAGIGPDLCVLLAQQAYPARVIVLADKTLLAARAKALKLPLAIMDYAPLADQPAPLGALEVMHIPLVAPVQPGKLDVANSRYVLDTLRCAVDGCLNGTFDALVTAPVHKGVINDAGIHFTGHTEFLAEQTATPRVVMMLVGGGMRVALATTHLPLKDVPAAITRESLSEVIRILHRDLVSRFAISHPRILVAGLNPHAGEGGHLGREEIEVISPVLDALRAQGMDLRGPLPADTLFTPRMLAECDCVLAMYHDQGLPVLKHASFGGGVNVTLGLPIIRTSVDHGTALDLAGGGGAEPGSLLAALDLACAMVRR, from the coding sequence TTGAGTATACCCATTATTGCGCTTAGCGCCGGTGAACCCGCCGGCATAGGTCCCGACCTGTGCGTGCTGCTCGCCCAGCAGGCCTACCCGGCGCGCGTGATCGTGCTGGCGGACAAAACCCTGCTGGCCGCGCGCGCCAAGGCGCTCAAGCTGCCGCTGGCAATCATGGACTATGCGCCATTGGCCGATCAGCCCGCACCACTGGGGGCGCTGGAAGTCATGCATATTCCCCTGGTAGCTCCGGTTCAGCCCGGCAAGCTAGATGTCGCCAATAGCCGCTATGTTCTCGATACCTTGCGGTGCGCGGTTGACGGTTGCCTGAACGGCACTTTCGATGCCTTGGTGACCGCACCGGTGCACAAGGGCGTGATCAACGATGCAGGTATTCATTTTACCGGCCATACCGAATTTCTCGCCGAACAGACCGCAACGCCGCGGGTGGTGATGATGCTGGTAGGGGGCGGCATGCGCGTTGCCCTGGCGACCACCCATTTGCCGCTGAAAGACGTGCCTGCCGCCATTACCCGCGAAAGCTTGAGCGAAGTGATCCGCATTCTGCACCGCGATCTCGTTTCCCGCTTCGCCATTTCTCATCCGCGCATCCTGGTGGCAGGGCTCAATCCTCATGCCGGAGAGGGCGGCCACCTCGGGCGCGAAGAAATCGAGGTGATCTCGCCGGTGCTGGATGCTTTGCGTGCCCAGGGCATGGATTTGCGCGGACCGCTGCCTGCGGATACCCTGTTTACGCCGCGCATGCTGGCCGAATGCGACTGCGTGCTGGCCATGTATCACGATCAGGGCTTGCCGGTGCTCAAACACGCCAGTTTCGGCGGCGGGGTCAATGTGACCCTGGGCCTGCCCATCATCCGCACTTCCGTGGATCATGGCACGGCGCTCGACCTGGCGGGCGGCGGTGGCGCCGAGCCGGGCAGCCTGCTGGCGGCGCTGGACCTGGCTTGTGCCATGGTGCGGCGATGA
- a CDS encoding peptidylprolyl isomerase has product MTSSKSKLLSFFLAASLLSLTHLSSAETKPARAVALDRIVAVVNSDVITQLELDERLHTVIQQLQKQGTPMPPRDLLEKQLLERMIMDRLQLQFAQETGVKIDEVQLDKTLQRIAQENKLSPEQFRAALEKDGVNFSKFREDIRNEIIMARLREREVDNRVTVSDGEVDNYLNTRGAVAGGGGEYSLAHILVRVPEQASPEQLQKLKSRALKALEEVQAGKDFRQIAASYSDAPDALEGGVLGWRTAGQLPALFVEALNNLKPGETSQVLRSPNGFHILKLLDKRGKETPFVVQQTHVRHILIKVNEVVSEQDARNRALQLKERLDNGAKFEELARLHSEDGSASRGGDLGWISPGDTVPEFEKAMDALKPGQFSDPVRSPFGWHLIEVLERRSQDVSKERTRMQARQEIRVRKADEAYQEWLRQLRDRAYVEYRMDDK; this is encoded by the coding sequence ATGACCAGTTCTAAATCAAAACTGCTTTCCTTTTTTCTGGCGGCTTCCCTGTTGAGCCTAACGCACCTGTCCAGCGCGGAAACAAAGCCGGCACGCGCGGTCGCACTGGACCGCATCGTTGCGGTGGTGAACAGCGATGTCATTACCCAGCTCGAACTTGACGAGCGTCTGCATACGGTGATTCAGCAGCTGCAAAAACAGGGTACGCCGATGCCTCCCCGCGATTTGCTGGAGAAACAGCTGCTGGAACGCATGATCATGGACCGCCTGCAACTGCAGTTTGCCCAGGAAACCGGCGTGAAAATTGATGAGGTTCAGCTCGACAAGACTTTGCAGCGCATCGCCCAGGAAAACAAGCTCAGCCCGGAACAGTTCCGTGCCGCACTGGAAAAGGACGGCGTGAATTTTAGCAAGTTCCGCGAGGACATCCGCAACGAGATCATCATGGCGCGATTGCGCGAGCGGGAAGTCGACAACCGCGTGACCGTGAGCGACGGCGAGGTGGACAACTACCTCAACACCCGTGGCGCGGTGGCGGGGGGGGGCGGAGAGTACAGCCTGGCACACATCCTGGTGCGGGTGCCGGAACAGGCGAGCCCCGAACAGTTGCAGAAATTGAAGTCGCGCGCCCTTAAAGCGCTGGAAGAAGTGCAGGCCGGCAAGGACTTTCGCCAAATTGCCGCAAGTTATTCCGATGCGCCGGACGCGCTCGAAGGCGGCGTGCTGGGATGGCGCACGGCCGGGCAATTGCCGGCGCTGTTCGTCGAGGCACTCAACAACCTCAAGCCGGGAGAGACCAGCCAGGTGCTGCGCAGCCCGAACGGCTTCCATATCCTGAAATTGCTGGACAAGCGCGGCAAGGAAACGCCATTCGTGGTGCAGCAAACCCATGTTCGCCATATCCTGATCAAGGTGAACGAGGTGGTGTCGGAGCAGGACGCCAGGAACCGTGCCCTGCAACTCAAGGAACGGCTCGACAATGGCGCGAAATTCGAGGAGTTGGCGCGTCTGCACTCGGAGGACGGGTCCGCGAGCCGGGGAGGGGATCTGGGCTGGATATCGCCCGGCGATACGGTGCCTGAATTCGAGAAAGCCATGGATGCCCTGAAACCGGGTCAATTCTCCGATCCGGTGCGTTCCCCTTTCGGCTGGCACCTGATCGAGGTGCTTGAGCGTCGCAGCCAGGATGTGAGCAAGGAGCGCACGCGCATGCAGGCGCGCCAGGAAATTCGCGTGCGCAAGGCCGACGAGGCCTATCAGGAATGGCTGCGCCAGCTGCGCGACCGTGCTTACGTCGAGTACCGGATGGATGATAAATGA
- the gloA gene encoding lactoylglutathione lyase, with amino-acid sequence MRLLHTMIRVADLERSIAFYTEVLGMRLLRRKDYPEGRFTLAFVGYGDESEHAAIELTHNWDTSSYDIGNGFGHIAIEVEDAAHACAEVKKRGGKVTLEAGKMKHGSTIIAFVVDPDGYQIEFIQRGSRQ; translated from the coding sequence ATGCGTTTGCTGCATACCATGATCCGTGTCGCGGACCTGGAAAGATCCATCGCTTTTTATACCGAGGTCCTCGGCATGCGCTTGTTGCGGCGCAAGGACTATCCCGAGGGGCGCTTTACCCTGGCTTTCGTGGGGTACGGCGACGAAAGCGAGCATGCCGCGATCGAGCTGACCCACAACTGGGATACCTCATCCTACGATATCGGCAATGGCTTCGGCCATATCGCCATCGAGGTGGAGGACGCCGCACATGCCTGCGCGGAAGTCAAAAAACGCGGCGGCAAGGTGACGCTGGAAGCGGGCAAGATGAAGCACGGTTCAACCATTATCGCTTTCGTCGTGGACCCGGACGGGTACCAGATCGAATTCATTCAGCGCGGCTCGCGCCAATAA
- a CDS encoding sensor domain-containing protein, giving the protein MAQALPDSQEYQAKPNEASLYSRYLDALGHATNLLLEASGEENRAEVLHRLAEAARVNHCALYLNEQCAAGQLKARLCSYWFASEQLSHLPDCLDYDDYPLLSDTLHIGMVFTKNLVELPRAEFSLFNGISVASVVCIPLLVGGEMAGFLGFFAQREKHDWLPMEIDILCVAANNFAATLARQRIENSLRASESRLRVLVGATEDIVIEFDAVGTIHNVWSSHSQLPPASSAAHTVSSALPADMAHALMEAAPRVLSSGRSETVDFALVDDLGDQYFTGRLQTVPAEGGHGLHLVALIHDVTLQMQAEARRQAMLDTLDLLEEAIIDMTPQGKLTSVSAGWGKLRGDQKAVRTMADQSLFQFVHPEDHTIVSTSLKQLESGQERNTTLRFRLQDESGDHLWVEARLLAYRSPQGSVTSMRGILRDVTAAYLEQKRITRLALHDPLTELPNRILLQDHLQQAIVRAQRNGTKVALGFIDLDRFKQINDTLGHHAGDVVLRTLSQRLLSVMRETDTLSRWGGDEFVALLPDAAHDRDIRMVAMRLMEAGRLPIEVGGQEVQPTLSIGFAVYPDNASSAEELMAAADDTMFHAKHNGRNNVQFYQSLSVDFNAI; this is encoded by the coding sequence ATGGCCCAGGCATTGCCGGATAGTCAGGAATATCAGGCTAAGCCAAACGAGGCCTCACTCTATTCGCGTTATCTGGACGCCCTGGGCCATGCGACCAACCTGCTGCTGGAGGCCTCTGGCGAGGAAAATCGGGCCGAAGTGCTGCATCGTCTGGCGGAAGCCGCGCGGGTCAATCATTGCGCCTTGTATCTCAACGAGCAGTGCGCCGCCGGCCAGCTAAAGGCCAGACTGTGCTCGTACTGGTTCGCCAGCGAGCAACTGAGCCATCTTCCCGACTGTCTGGATTATGACGATTATCCCCTGCTCAGCGACACGCTGCATATCGGTATGGTTTTTACCAAAAATCTGGTTGAATTGCCGCGCGCTGAATTCAGCCTTTTCAATGGGATAAGTGTTGCCAGCGTGGTGTGCATTCCCCTTTTGGTCGGCGGCGAGATGGCAGGGTTTCTGGGATTTTTCGCTCAGCGCGAAAAACACGACTGGCTGCCGATGGAAATCGACATCCTGTGCGTGGCGGCCAATAATTTCGCCGCGACCCTGGCACGGCAACGCATCGAAAACAGCCTGCGCGCCAGCGAGTCGCGCTTGCGGGTGCTGGTGGGGGCCACCGAGGATATCGTTATCGAATTCGATGCTGTCGGCACGATTCATAATGTCTGGTCCAGTCACAGCCAGTTGCCGCCCGCCAGTTCTGCCGCTCATACCGTGTCATCGGCGTTGCCGGCGGATATGGCGCATGCGCTCATGGAAGCGGCGCCCCGCGTGCTGAGCAGCGGCAGGAGCGAGACCGTCGATTTCGCGCTGGTGGACGACCTGGGCGACCAGTATTTTACCGGCAGGCTGCAAACGGTTCCCGCCGAAGGCGGACACGGCCTGCACCTGGTGGCGCTGATCCACGATGTAACATTGCAGATGCAGGCGGAAGCGCGACGCCAGGCCATGCTCGACACCCTGGATTTGCTGGAAGAAGCGATCATAGACATGACGCCCCAAGGCAAGCTGACTAGTGTCAGCGCCGGCTGGGGGAAGCTGCGCGGCGACCAGAAAGCGGTGCGCACTATGGCAGACCAGTCATTGTTCCAATTCGTGCACCCGGAAGACCATACCATTGTCAGCACCAGCCTGAAGCAACTGGAGTCGGGGCAGGAACGCAACACTACCTTGCGTTTCCGCCTGCAAGACGAAAGTGGAGATCATCTGTGGGTGGAAGCGCGCTTGCTGGCGTATCGCTCTCCTCAGGGGAGCGTTACCAGTATGCGCGGGATACTGCGTGACGTGACCGCAGCCTATCTGGAGCAGAAACGTATCACCCGGCTGGCGTTGCATGATCCGCTCACCGAGTTGCCGAACCGGATTCTGCTACAGGATCACCTGCAGCAGGCCATCGTTCGCGCCCAGCGCAATGGGACCAAAGTGGCCCTGGGCTTTATCGACCTCGACCGCTTCAAGCAAATCAACGACACCCTCGGGCATCACGCAGGGGACGTCGTGCTGCGCACCTTGAGCCAGCGGCTGCTGTCCGTGATGCGCGAGACGGACACGCTCAGCCGCTGGGGCGGTGACGAGTTCGTGGCCTTGCTGCCGGACGCAGCGCATGACCGGGATATCCGCATGGTTGCCATGCGCCTGATGGAGGCCGGGCGACTGCCCATCGAAGTGGGCGGACAAGAGGTTCAGCCCACCTTGAGCATCGGCTTTGCCGTCTACCCGGACAATGCGAGCAGCGCCGAGGAGCTGATGGCCGCTGCCGACGACACCATGTTCCATGCCAAGCACAACGGCCGCAACAATGTGCAGTTCTACCAGAGCCTGAGCGTGGATTTCAACGCAATTTGA